Genomic segment of Niallia taxi:
TAAGGAAGAACTGGTTGAAAGCATAATGAGCAAGCTATTACAGGAACCTGATGCACCTAAGGATATTATTATGCCAAAGGATTTTTCTGGTAAAAGAAATTTGGTGAGAGCTTTGTTAAATATAAGGGAACCGAAGCAGACAGATCCTAATTTATTAGCAGAGATAGACTGTCTTTTACAATCAGACTTAATCGAAAAAAAAATTGTCGACGTGGAAAAACTTGAAACTATTGCAAGCATCTTTCCTGAAAATCATTTTATACAGTCTGAAAAGCTTGTTTTATGGCAAGGGGATATTACACGAGTAAATGCAGATGCAATTGTGAACGCTGCGAACAGTCAAATGCTAGGATGTTTTCAGCCAATGCATGCGTGTATTGATAATGCTATCCATTCAGCTGCCGGTCCCCAATTAAGAGACGATTGTGAAAAGATAATGTCATTACAAGATGAACTTGAGGAAACAGGTACTGCCAAAATTACGAGGGCTTATAATCTACCCGCCCATTTTGTATTGCATACAGTTGGACCTATCGTGCCACAAGGAACAAAATTAACAAGTAAGCAACGGGACGAATTAGCAGCTTGTTATACTTCTTGTCTTGATTTAGCTAGTCAATTGGAGCATATAAACAGTATTGCATTTTGTGCAATATCAACAGGTGTGTTTGGTTTCCCAAAAACAGAAGCAGCATATATTGCTGTAAATACAGTTAATCAATGGTTAGCAGAGAAACCGAATTCTTTTGAAAAGATTATTTTTAATGTATTC
This window contains:
- a CDS encoding protein-ADP-ribose hydrolase, with the translated sequence MTQISLQDYSELIYLQEPFIPKSLLQANKEELVESIMSKLLQEPDAPKDIIMPKDFSGKRNLVRALLNIREPKQTDPNLLAEIDCLLQSDLIEKKIVDVEKLETIASIFPENHFIQSEKLVLWQGDITRVNADAIVNAANSQMLGCFQPMHACIDNAIHSAAGPQLRDDCEKIMSLQDELEETGTAKITRAYNLPAHFVLHTVGPIVPQGTKLTSKQRDELAACYTSCLDLASQLEHINSIAFCAISTGVFGFPKTEAAYIAVNTVNQWLAEKPNSFEKIIFNVFSTEDYDEYSRVFSK